A stretch of Planococcus citri chromosome 5, ihPlaCitr1.1, whole genome shotgun sequence DNA encodes these proteins:
- the LOC135847907 gene encoding NFU1 iron-sulfur cluster scaffold homolog, mitochondrial-like encodes MLLNRFLKISTIVCQNSGKIATRSITHYLRNNRYENHSASNGFLQTLPKVYSAKRSLFIKTQETPNPNSLKFIPGRTILEKGQTMDFPNIAAASCSPLSKMLFRIEGVKSVFLAHEFITVTKIHEDVEWKLLKPEIFATLMDFFATGLPIITEAKSKSEGDVAEEGEDDETVLMIKELLDTRIRPIVQEDGGDIVFMGFKDGTVKLKMQGSCTNCPSSVVTLKNGVQNMLQFYIPEIKNVEQIEDELEIITKAEYEKLTKKLKEKELKEKEQQSQENVSQVEK; translated from the exons ATGTTACTAAACAGATTCCTTAAAATTTCCACCATTGTGTGTCAAAATTCGGGTAAAATTGCTACCAGAAGTATCACACATTACTTGAG AAATAATCGGTATGAGAATCACTCCGCTTCAAATGGATTTCTACAAACGTTACCAAAAGTATACTCAGCTAAGAGGTCTTTATTCATCAAAACTCAAGAAACACCGAATCCCAATAGTTTGAAATTCATTCCTGGAAGGACGATTTTAGAGAAAGGACAGACGATGGATTTCCCAAACATAGCTGCAGCTTCTTGCAGTCCTCTTAGTAAAATGTTGTTTCGTATCGAAGGAGTGAAATCTGTGTTTTTAGCTCACGAATTTATCACAGTTACCAAA aTACACGAAGATGTAGAATGGAAGTTGTTGAAACCGGAGATATTTGCTactttgatggattttttcgcTACAGGCCTTCCAATAATTACCGAAGCAAAGTCTAAATCAGAAG GAGATGTGGCTGAAGAAGGTGAAGATGATGAAACTGTATTGATGATCAAAGAATTATTAGATACTCGAATCAGACCTATCGTTCAAGAAGACGGAGGCGATATTGTGTTTATG GGATTCAAAGATGGCACtgtgaaattaaaaatgcaagGCTCGTGTACGAATTGCCCTAGTTCAGTGGTCACCCTAAAAAATGGCGTTCAAAATATGCTTCAGTTTTATATACCAGAG ATTAAAAATGTCGAACAAATCGAAGACGAATTAGAAATCATAACCAAAGCCGAatacgaaaaattgacgaaaaaattgaaagaaaaagagCTAAAAGAAAAAGAACAGCAAAGTCAAGAGAATGTTTcgcaagttgaaaaataa